In a single window of the Fusarium falciforme chromosome 3, complete sequence genome:
- a CDS encoding Nascent polypeptide-associated complex subunit alpha, translated as MSNPRVEELPDEEPKKTVVEEHDDSSDESEAEEVGEGQLPAGSTVIHNRNEKKARKALEKLHLTRIPGITRVTLRRPKNILFVINSPEVYKSPNSNTYIVFGEAKIEDVNAAAQQAAAQQLASANAEADHAGHDHAGHDHGESSKAAEAKKEDNDDDSDEEEDDDEEVDATGLEDKDIELVMTQASVSRNKAIKALKENDNDIVNSIMALSI; from the exons ATGTCGAACCCCCGCGTTGAAGAGCTTCCCGATGAGGAGCCCAAGAAGACCGTTGTCGAGGAGCACGATGACAGCAGCGACGAAtccgaggctgaggaggtcgGCGAGGGCCAGCTGCCCGCCGGCTCTACTGTGATCCACAACCgcaacgagaagaaggctcgCAAGGCCCTCGAGAAGCTGCACCTTACCCGCATCCCTGGCATCACCCGTGTCACTCTCCGCCGCCCCAAGAAC ATCCTCTTCGTTATCAACAGCCCCGAGGTCTACAAGTCTCCTAACAGCAACACCTACAT TGTCTTCGGTGAGGCCAAGATCGAGGATGTCAACGCCGCCGCCCAACAAGCCGCTGCCCAGCAGCTTGCCAGCGCCAACGCCGAGGCTGACCACGCCGGCCACGACCACGCCGGCCACGACCACGGCGAGTCCagcaaggctgccgaggccaagaaggaggacaaCGATGATGAttctgatgaggaggaggacgacgatgaggaggtcGATGCCACAGGCCTGGAGGATAAGGACATTGAGCTTGTCATGACCCAAGCCAGTGTCAGCCGCAACAAGGCAATCAAGGCATTGAAGGAAAACGACAATGATATCGtcaactccatcatggctctaAGTATCTAG
- a CDS encoding ATP synthase subunit d, mitochondrial, whose amino-acid sequence MATRSAALKLDWTKVTSSLGLRGQTVASLQAFKKRNEDVRRKVQQLNEQPTTVDFAQYRSVLKNQAIVDEIEKRFKAFTPVTYDVSRQLKAIDAFEAEAVKNAEATKQAVDLELKDLAATLKNIEEARPFEDLTVDEVAAAEKSIDEKTAQLVSKGRWMVPGYKEKFGDLAMV is encoded by the exons ATGGCGACT CGAAGCGCAGCTCTCAAGCTTGACTGGACCAAGGTCACCAGCTCCCTCGGTCTCCGTGGCCAGACCGTCGCCTCCCTCCAGGCCTTCAAGAAGCGCAACGAGGACGTCCGCCGCAAGGTCCAGCAGCTCAACGAGCAGCCCACCACCGTCGACTTCGCCCAGTACCGATCCGTCCTCAAGAACCAGGCCATCGTCGATGAGATCGAGAAGCGATTCAAGGCCTTCACCCCCGTCACCTACGATGTCAGCCGACAGCTGAAGGCCATTGATGCCtttgaggccgaggccgtcaagaACGCCGAGGCCACCAAGCAGGCCGTCGAcctcgagctcaaggacctcGCCGCCACCCTCAAGAACATCGAGGAGGCCCGACCATTCGAGGACCTCACTGTC GACGAggttgccgccgccgagaagTCGATCGACGAGAAGACCGCTCAGCTCGTTTCCAAGGGCCGATGGATGGTGCCGGGTTACAAG GAGAAGTTCGGCGACCTGGCTATGGTTTAA
- a CDS encoding Abhydrolase-3 domain-containing protein gives MSFSVPELEKYVFTTAPPLDPAWLEYEEEVRQKGPPRVFNSVLERQPVYAQECRELNARMMAPGARDYELSQGIIKKEFTIPSSLDEFPIPILQLELENDQPSDPDVVIIYYHGGGLKVGEADSEELSCRRLVKSGMGGVRLYSIGYRLLPSSPVSTCLSDCMDGFKKFGGQATKTIVVGSSSGGQMAAAVTQAAPKGSIHGLLLRCPVTADGPSGPEFIPESLRRYHTSVSPTFITSLNGYLQRDAPRDGLDKLPLEVTKAELEGHPRTWIQLVSNDTIYSDGLCYAILLRQTGIEAQVQVEMGWPHTFWLKAPHLAHALAAEKRMVEGLRWLLE, from the coding sequence ATGTCGTTTTCCGTACCTGAGCTCGAAAAGTATGTCTTTACAACGGCACCTCCACTCGACCCCGCCTGGCTGGAGTATGAAGAGGAGGTGAGGCAAAAAGGGCCTCCCCGAGTGTTCAACTCCGTTTTAGAGAGGCAGCCCGTTTATGCCCAGGAATGCCGCGAATTAAACGCACGAATGATGGCCCCTGGAGCCAGAGATTATGAACTTTCCCAAGGGATCATTAAGAAGGAGTTTACTATCCCCTCGTCCCTGGATGAGTTTCCTATTCCTATTCTTCAACTGGAACTGGAGAATGACCAGCCCTCTGATCCTGATGTTGTCATCATATATTACCACGGAGGAGGCTTGAAGGTTGGCGAAGCTGATAGCGAGGAGCTTTCCTGTCGCCGCCTGGTTAAGAGTGGCATGGGAGGGGTGCGCCTGTACTCCATCGGTTATCGTCTTCTACCCTCATCTCCAGTCAGTACGTGCTTATCAGACTGTATGGATGGTTTCAAAAAGTTTGGAGGCCAAGCTACAAAGACGATTGTCGTGGGAAGTTCAAGTGGTGGGCAGATGGCAGCTGCAGTAACTCAGGCAGCGCCAAAGGGATCCATACATGGGCTGCTACTGAGATGTCCCGTCACGGCAGATGGTCCCAGTGGTCCTGAGTTCATCCCGGAGTCGTTGCGGCGATACCATACCAGCGTCTCTCCGACATTCATCACATCCCTAAACGGATACCTACAGCGAGATGCTCCCAGGGATGGCCTCGATAAGCTCCCTCTGGAAGTCACGAAAGCTGAACTCGAGGGCCACCCTCGGACTTGGATTCAGCTCGTCTCAAACGATACGATTTATTCAGATGGACTCTGTTATGCTATTCTTCTGAGGCAGACGGGTATTGAAGCCCAAGTGCAGGTCGAGATGGGCTGGCCTCATACGTTTTGGTTGAAAGCTCCTCATCTGGCTCATGCTTTGGCAGCTGAGAAGAGGATGGTGGAAGGGCTGAGGTGGCTTCTTGAATGA
- a CDS encoding Ubiquitin-conjugating enzyme E2 35 produces MALPKRIVKETERLMAEPVPGISAVPHEDNLRYFDVEIHGPAQSPYEGGIFKLELFLPDDYPMTPPKIRFLTKIFHPNVDKLGRICLDVLKNNWSPALQIRTILLSIQALLGAPNPDDPLAADVAKSWKEDEQAAIATAKEWTAKYAQP; encoded by the exons ATGGCTCTCCCCAAGCGCATTGTCAAAGAGACGGAACGGCTCATGGCCGAGCC TGTTCCTGGAATCAGCGCCGTTCCTCACGAGGACAACCTGCGATACTTTGACGTCGAGATCCACGGTCCTGCCCAGTCGCCATACGAAG GCGGCATCTTCAAGCTCGAGCTCTTCCTACCCGACGACTACCCCATGACTCCTCCCAAGATTCGCTTCCTCACAAAGATCTTCCACCCCAACGTTGACAAGCTCGGCCGCATCTGCCTCGATGTCTTGAAGA ACAACTGGTCTCCCGCCCTCCAGATCCGAACGATCCTGCTCTCGATCCAAGCCCTCCTGGGTGCCCCGAACCCCGACGACCCCCTCGCCGCCGACGTTGCCAAGAGCTGGAAGGAGGACGAGCAGGCGGCCATCGCGACGGCCAAGGAGTGGACCGCAAAGTACGCGCAACCCTGA
- a CDS encoding 2EXR domain-containing protein, giving the protein MSSSTSSTSSVASFGSLPTELRLKIWSRANEPRIVLYGDLVQKDGSYPLPTVTQLNAEAREETRLGYEPIGHGSYFDFSRDILVCDHKISDQAPDPYLEDLAPRIRRLAFWDCFPDDGRVDGPYHYSVYLSACYRQRDFGKIEFDRFWFPNLDDLWIVKVGEIDPAWMIHMDTNAPYEVRLRELAKQFRYWVDENIIEMAPLDLDDPESQAVLNEGRCGKEDCHELNKGRSKMVSKVVFLDGKYKAPDDGLKWVRILPWHVDEDKVKENRTCENRMRWVLVERILTFDLQWEGWSESGWEVRRHRRGK; this is encoded by the coding sequence ATGTCATCCTCCACGTCGTCAACATCGTCAGTGGCGAGCTTTGGGTCTCTTCCCACCGAACTTCGCCTCAAGATATGGTCACGAGCCAATGAGCCTCGGATTGTCCTATACGGCGACTTGGTCCAGAAAGACGGTTCTTACCCGTTGCCGACTGTTACACAGCTCAACGCCGAGGCGCGAGAGGAAACCAGGCTAGGGTATGAGCCTATTGGCCACGGATCATACTTTGACTTTTCCAGAGATATCCTCGTTTGCGACCACAAGATTTCAGATCAAGCACCCGACCCTTACCTGGAAGATTTGGCACCGCGGATAAGACGACTTGCCTTCTGGGATTGCTTCCCCGACGATGGCCGGGTGGATGGGCCATACCACTACTCTGTCTACCTGTCAGCCTGCTATCGTCAGCGAGATTTCGGCAAGATCGAGTTCGACCGATTCTGGTTTCCCAACCTGGATGACCTGTGGATCGTCAAAGTGGGAGAGATCGATCCAGCATGGATGATCCACATGGACACAAATGCTCCATATGAAGTTCGTCTCAGAGAGCTGGCTAAACAGTTCCGATATTGGGTGGACGAGAACATCATCGAGATGGCGCCCCTGGATCTGGATGACCCCGAGTCTCAAGCAGTCCTGAACGAGGGCAGATGCGGCAAAGAAGATTGCCACGAACTCAACAAAGGACGCAGCAAAATGGTGTCCAAAGTTGTCTTTCTGGATGGAAAATACAAAGCGCCCGACGACGGCCTGAAATGGGTACGAATCCTGCCATGGCACGTGGAtgaggacaaggtcaaggagaaccGGACCTGTGAGAACAGAATGCGATGGGTCCTGGTGGAGAGGATCTTGACATTTGACCTACAATGGGAGGGATGGAGCGAATCAGGATGGGAAGTGAGAAGGCACAGAAGAGGCAAATGA
- a CDS encoding CFEM domain-containing protein, with protein sequence MKATLFLAAAGLVAAQDFTGQPKCALKCLEEYVPKAGCDLEDTACQCDPSFQEKLTPQISPCLMKECEAADLPKALAAAQAACEAYSSAAGKSGSVTGTVAPTATASETESETETASDEEDNTETVTVSVDTSITGSVTVPAIFSTITDVPATPGPNNKTTKATKTGASGSDGEETGTGSGSETSETSAAASETGNAAAMTGPAFGGFLAILAAFFAL encoded by the exons ATGAAGGCCACTCTCTTCCTCGCTGCTGCCGGCCTCGTTGCCGCCCAGGACTTCACTGGCCAGCCCAAGTGCGCT CTCAAGTGTCTTGAGGAGTATGTTCCCAAGGCCGGCTGCGACCTCGAGGACACCGCCTGCCAGTGCGACCCCTCCTTCCAGGAGAAGCTCACCCCTCAGATCTCGCCCTGCCTGATGAAGGAGTGCGAGGCTGCCGACCTCCCCaaggccctcgccgccgcccagGCTGCCTGCGAGGCTTATTCCTCGGCCGCTGGCAAGTCTGGCTCTGTGACCGGCACCGTCGCTCCCACTGCTACCGCCTCTGAGACCGAGTCTGAGACTGAGACTGCctctgatgaggaggataaCACTGAAACTGTCACTGTCAGCGTCGACACCTCCATCACCGGCTCCGTCACCGTCCCTGCCATCTTCTCCACCATTACCGACGTCCCCGCCACACCTGGTCCCAACAACAAGACCACCAAGGCTACCAAGACTGGTGCTAGTGGAAGTGATGGTGAGGAGACCGGCACTGGCTCCGGCTCCGAGACCAGCGAGACCAGCGCCGCTGCCAGCGAGACTGGCAACGCCGCTGCCATGACCGGCCCCGCCTTTGGTGgcttcctcgccatcctgGCTGCCTTTTTCGCTCTGTAA
- a CDS encoding Metallophos domain-containing protein yields the protein MSESRASSTVKTRILIISDTHGSEPKAKPDDGWPTTEDELDQNDLKWAHTGWREPLPEADVVLHCGDLTLRSTVPEYQATFDVLRSIRAPLKLVIAGNHDTALDERFWINEARGTKRTMNQVKGIVEAAKADGVRYLTEGVHEFTLDNGARLKVFASQWTPVFGGWAFQYDDGHDFKIPEGIDVAMTHGPPNGILDFAGMTGTRAGCPDLLRAVTHAKPKIHCFGHIHEGWGSLLATWDDDKIDQERSKAVGLKGLRPNHITQDEETYKATKAKLIKMSRQRGAHLDLTEGDYHLVQGEKTLFVNAAIMSIQYRAIQLPWLIDVDLAKADES from the coding sequence ATGTCTGAATCTCGCGCTTCAAGTACAGTCAAGACACGCATCCTCATCATATCCGACACCCACGGCTCAGAACCAAAAGCCAAACCCGACGACGGCTGGCCGACCACTGAAGATGAACTCGATCAGAATGACTTGAAGTGGGCTCACACGGGCTGGAGAGAGCCTCTACCAGAGGCGGATGTTGTCCTCCATTGTGGCGACCTGACCCTGCGTTCAACCGTCCCGGAATACCAAGCAACATTTGATGTGCTACGCTCCATCCGGGCTCCTCTCAAGCTGGTCATTGCAGGGAACCACGATACTGCTCTTGATGAGCGCTTCTGGATTAACGAAGCCCGAGGTACTAAAAGGACCATGAACCAAGTCAAGGGCATCGTCGAAGCTGCCAAAGCAGACGGGGTCCGATATCTGACCGAAGGCGTTCACGAGTTCACCTTGGACAACGGGGCTCGACTCAAGGTGTTCGCAAGCCAGTGGACACCTGTATTCGGCGGCTGGGCATTTCAATACGACGACGGCCACGACTTCAAGATCCCCGAGGGCATCGACGTGGCCATGACCCACGGCCCTCCGAACGGCATCCTCGACTTTGCCGGCATGACGGGGACCCGGGCCGGATGCCCCGACCTCCTGCGCGCCGTCACCCATGCGAAGCCAAAGATCCACTGCTTCGGACACATCCACGAGGGATGGGGCTCACTCCTCGCCACGTGGGACGACGACAAGATTGACCAGGAGCGGTCGAAAGCCGTTGGACTTAAGGGTCTGCGACCAAACCACATAACACAGGATGAGGAGACGTACAAAGCGACGAAGGCgaagctcatcaagatgaGCCGGCAGAGGGGTGCGCATCTGGATCTCACCGAGGGTGACTACCATCTCGTGCAGGGAGAGAAGACGCTGTTTGTGAATGCCGCCATCATGAGTATTCAATATCGAGCCATACAGCTGCCGTGGCTCATCGACGTCGACTTGGCCAAAGCCGATGAGAGTTAG
- a CDS encoding Mediator of RNA polymerase II transcription subunit 31 has product MAAEASQDVPMGSPPPAPAQTDTEPKYGGYSRFEIELEFVQSLANPYYLNHLASQKLLNQPAFVAYLAYLQYWSKPPYLKYLTYPGPTLRHLELLQQEMFRQQIMSPDVVQRLVEEGDDAPCVGCDQSHEPRQEDQSSPQEQDGIKTPTRKKKTIKIKIKTNQRPSQS; this is encoded by the exons ATGGCTGCCGAGGCCTCTCAAGATGTACCAATGGGTTCACCTCCACCCGCGCCCGCGCAGACGGACACGGAGCCCAAGTATGGCGGCTACTCGCGTTTCGAGATTGAGCTCGAG TTTGTACAATCTCTAGCCAACCCTTACTACCTCAACCACCTCGCCTCCCAAAAGCTCCTCAACCAACCCGCCTTTGTCGCATACCTCGCCTATCTCCAGTACTGGAGCAAGCCGCCCTACCTCAAGTACCTGACCTACCCGGGTCCGACCCTGCGAcacctcgagctcctccagcaggAGATGTTCCGACAGCAGATCATGAGCCCGGATGTGGTTCAGAGACTGGTCGAGGAGG GCGACGACGCGCCTTGTGTAGGATGCGATCAGTCACACGAGCCACGACAAGAAGACCAGAGCAGcccccaagaacaagatggcATCAAGACTCCTAcgcggaagaagaagacgatcaagatcaagatcaagacgaATCAGAGGCCTTCTCAATCGTAA
- a CDS encoding DNA-directed RNA polymerase subunit, producing MLLFCPHCANILTVSFTNTRTNRLECRTCPFEHHITEPVFSRRMYERVEREDVFGGPGAWDNAQKGRVQCPNEGCNGDEAAFFQVQIRSADEPMTSFYKCMTCGHRWREN from the exons ATGTTGCTCT TCTGCCCCCATTGCGCCAACATCCTCACCGTCTCCTTCACAAACACGCGCACCAACCGCCTTGAGTGCCGCACCTGCCCCTTCGAGCACCACATCACCGAGCCCGTCTTCTCGCGCCGCATGTACGAGCGCGTCGAGAGGGAGGACGTGTTCGGCGGGCCGGGAGCCTGGGACAATGCGCAAAAGGGCCGCGTCCAGTGCCCCAACGAGGGCTGCAACGGCGACGAGGCCGCCTTCTTCCAGGTCCAGATCCGCAGCGCCGACGAGCCCATGACGAGCTTCTACAAGTGCATGACTTGCGGACACCGGTGGAGAGAGAACTAG